From the genome of Bacteroidota bacterium:
TGCCGGCGCAAAGATTGTCATTACTCCGTATGGCGGAACAAAGGACTATTTTAATTCGATGGCAACCTACGTGGAACCGGGATCTGTAGAATCCATAAAATCCGGAATTATTACGTCGCTGAATGCTCAAAAAAAACCGATGCTCAAAGAACATATGAAGAAAGAATTTCTTTGGAGCAGAGTTGCTGAAAAAACTCTCGCTGTTTATAAACAAGTGTTACCATGAAACCACGCCGCATTCTTATCATCCGACCGGATCGAATCGGTGACGTCGTTCTTACCACTCCTCTCATTCGTACTGTGAAACAATCATTTCCGAACTCCTTTGTCGCGGTCATGGTCAATTCCATTTCAGGAGTATTACTGCAAAATAATCCGAATATCGATCTGCTTATTACAGACGATCCTCAAGGAAAAGATGCAGGGAAAAAAGGATTTTGGAGTCAGGTACATACATTACGGAAATTACACTTTGATACAGGATTAATACCTCTTCCCCGTGAACGACACGCGTGGATGATGCTCCTTGCCGGAATTCGCCGTCGCATCGGAGTTGGGGGTAAGATCTATCAAATTCTCACCGGAACAAGGACGGTGAGCAGAAATAAATATATTCCTCTGCGTCATGAAGCGGACTATGTTATGGATCTTGGAAGAAAGATTGGTGTAAAAAATGACGATATCACACCGGAATTGTTTGTCAGTGCAAACGAGAAAGAACAATCAGCATTTTATTTTAGGAATAAAAACTTCGACCTTACTAAACCGATTATCGGAATCAATCCAAGTTCAAATAACTCTGTTCCGAATTGGCGGGCTGAACGGTATGTTCAATTATGTGAAACCCTATCCAAACGACACCAATTATTCATTAATATTGGAATCGGGAATCCAGTTTTGGAAAAACATTTTGAACAGTTTAAGGAAAAACATATTGTATACACGGGAAGCGATCTTCGTGAACTAATAGCTTTGTGCAGTATGCTTTCAATACTCGTATCATCAAGCACGGGAACACAGCATATCGCTGCAGCATTGAAAATTCCGACAGTGACAATGTTTTGCCCGCTTCCAGCCTGTTCCTTCAAATTATGGGGTTCACTTGGCAATAAATCGGAAGTTGTTCTTCCGGCAGAAGGATATTGTCAGAATCGATGTCCTGGTAATCCGAAAGTGTGCACGTTTGAAGAAATCTCCGTCGATGCTGTTCTTTCTCGTATTGAACATGTGATAAGAAAGTGAACTTTTGCTGGAACGCATTCTATTCATGCGCTGTTGTATGCTGTGACAACTATTCTAAAGGATGATATGAAAAAAATAATGTTTGTTTTGCTCGTTGTAATTTTTTCTACACTTACTGCGGCAAAAAACCCTCAATGGAAAAAATTTGACGACGGATTAAAACAAGCAAAACAATCAGGGAAAAAAGTTTTGATTGACGTGTATACCGATTGGTGTGGCTGGTGCAAAAAAATGGACTCCGGCACCTATGGCGATAAAAAAATCACGGATTACCTTGAAAAATACTTTGTGATTATCAAATTAAATGCTGAAGCCAATGAAACAATATCCTATTCAGGTAAGAAGATTAGTCCGGCAG
Proteins encoded in this window:
- a CDS encoding glycosyltransferase family 9 protein — encoded protein: MKPRRILIIRPDRIGDVVLTTPLIRTVKQSFPNSFVAVMVNSISGVLLQNNPNIDLLITDDPQGKDAGKKGFWSQVHTLRKLHFDTGLIPLPRERHAWMMLLAGIRRRIGVGGKIYQILTGTRTVSRNKYIPLRHEADYVMDLGRKIGVKNDDITPELFVSANEKEQSAFYFRNKNFDLTKPIIGINPSSNNSVPNWRAERYVQLCETLSKRHQLFINIGIGNPVLEKHFEQFKEKHIVYTGSDLRELIALCSMLSILVSSSTGTQHIAAALKIPTVTMFCPLPACSFKLWGSLGNKSEVVLPAEGYCQNRCPGNPKVCTFEEISVDAVLSRIEHVIRK
- a CDS encoding DUF255 domain-containing protein translates to MKKIMFVLLVVIFSTLTAAKNPQWKKFDDGLKQAKQSGKKVLIDVYTDWCGWCKKMDSGTYGDKKITDYLEKYFVIIKLNAEANETISYSGKKISPAEFSQGMGVNGYPATLFLKSNGEPITILPGYVEADRFIHVLSFIAENHYESKKFTDYLTEKGVKQ